A window of Rhodothermales bacterium genomic DNA:
AAAGGATGCCGATGCCCACATTCCGGTCAATCCAGATCCGGTTGCGGTTGAGCAATTTGACCCATCCGGCGTGTGCTTTCGGGAAGCTCTCGGTGAAGTCCCGGATCATGGCCATGCCCGTGTCGTCGACGTCGGTCACGACGCCGCCGATGCGGCTGTGCGATACGGTGAGCCGGGCCCCCGTGACATGGTCAAAAATGGAGTACAGGTCCTCACGCAACTGGAAGGCCCAGAGAAACACCGACACCGCCCCGGCATCCATGAGCCCGACACCCATCCACAGGAGGTGGGCAGAGATGCGCGCGAGTTCGGACATCATCATCCGGATCCACTGGGCACGCTCAGGGACGTCGATTGAGGCAACTTTCTCGACCGCAAGGCACCATGCCACGTTGTTCGAATAAGGCGCGAGGTAGTCCATGCGGTCCGTATAGGGCATGAACTCCTGGTACGTCTTGGACTCGGCCAGTTTTTCGACGCCGCGGTGCAGGTATCCGATGTCGAGGACGCTCTTGACGATGGTCTCACCGTCCAATTGGACCGCACAACGGAGGACGCCATGCGTAGCCGGATGCTGCGGTCCGATGTTGAGCACCATCTCGTTGTCCAGCGGGTCGGCGGGTGAACCGTCGCCCTGTCCGTGCTCCATCCACGAATGCTTGGTTTCGAGCCGGCGGTACAGGGCCTCGTTGTGGCGTGGCCAGAACTTGAGCGTGTCTTTGAAATCGGTCGTCTGGATAATGCTCATGTCAGTTCACGTCACGCTGGGCTTCTTCATAGCTCTTCGGCGGAATGGATCCGTGTGCACGGGGGTACGGATCCAGCACCTGATCACCGGTGGGCGTCTGTGGAGGGAGAGGCAGGGAACCGGGAACACCCAGGAGCGGGAATTCCTTTCGCAGGGGGAAATACTCGAAATCCTCGGGCATGAACATGCGCCGGAGATCTCCATGACCCTCGAACCGGATACCGAACATGTCCCAGCACTCCCGCTCATTCCAGTCGGCGGACTTGTGGACCGACGTGATGGACGGCACGACAAGGTCGTCTTCGTCCACACGACATTTCAGACGGATGCGTTTGCCGGCGTCCATGTTCACGAGGTTGTACATGACCTCGTACCGGTCCTCCTCCGTGAACCGGTCCACGCCACCCAGGTCGGCCAGGTAGGTATACCCGAGTTCCGTCTTCAAGTGGGCGCATACGTCGACAATGCGGGACTTCGGGACAAAGACGGTCCGCTCTCCCGCGTACTCCACCACGTCCAGCACGGCATCGCCGAATGCGGTACGGAGGGCTTGGACGGTGTCGTCCACTTCCGTCGTGGACTTCGCATGCGGGTTGGGGCCCGCCTCCAGGACCGGCGGGGCCGGTCGGAAATGGAACTCCAGCGTTTCGGGTTGTTTTTTTGCCATGGGTCTCTGCCTATTGCTGATGTTCGAGACCAGCCGGTGTCATGACATCGTCGCCCGCTCCGGTCAGGATCTGAGGCCGGGCGGGAGCCACGGCGGCGTGCTCGGGACCGAATATGCCGTCCTGTTCGACCGAGTATTCGTTCCGGATTTTTTCCTGGATGTCCATGAGCGCGTGGATGAGTGCTTCGGGGCGCGGAGGGCAACCCGGAATGTAAACGTCCACCGGCAGGAAGTTGTCCACGCCTTGCACCACACCGTAACACCGGTGCATGCCACCCGTCGACGCACAAGCACCCATGGCAATACACCACTTGGGATCGGCCATCTGGTCCCAGACACGGCGGATGGTGTGGGCCATCTTGAAGCTGACCCAGCCCGCCACGATCATCAGGTCGGCCTGCCGCGGTGAGAAGCGCATGGCTTCACTGCCGAATCGGGCGACATCGTATTTGGGTGCGGC
This region includes:
- the nuoD gene encoding NADH dehydrogenase (quinone) subunit D; the protein is MSIIQTTDFKDTLKFWPRHNEALYRRLETKHSWMEHGQGDGSPADPLDNEMVLNIGPQHPATHGVLRCAVQLDGETIVKSVLDIGYLHRGVEKLAESKTYQEFMPYTDRMDYLAPYSNNVAWCLAVEKVASIDVPERAQWIRMMMSELARISAHLLWMGVGLMDAGAVSVFLWAFQLREDLYSIFDHVTGARLTVSHSRIGGVVTDVDDTGMAMIRDFTESFPKAHAGWVKLLNRNRIWIDRNVGIGILSKEDALDLGMTGPNLRGSGIEHDIRRFEPYLKYDEVEFNIPTRQDGDALARYFIRMEEMMESIRIIRQCLEKLETVKGPVRSDDAKQSYPGKNEVYYSMEGLIHDFMYTDTGTCPPKGASAYHAIEAPKGELGFYIESDGTGKPARVKMNTPSFTNLQGLEHMLEGGMMGDMVILIGTVDPVLGEADK
- a CDS encoding NADH-quinone oxidoreductase subunit C; this translates as MAKKQPETLEFHFRPAPPVLEAGPNPHAKSTTEVDDTVQALRTAFGDAVLDVVEYAGERTVFVPKSRIVDVCAHLKTELGYTYLADLGGVDRFTEEDRYEVMYNLVNMDAGKRIRLKCRVDEDDLVVPSITSVHKSADWNERECWDMFGIRFEGHGDLRRMFMPEDFEYFPLRKEFPLLGVPGSLPLPPQTPTGDQVLDPYPRAHGSIPPKSYEEAQRDVN
- a CDS encoding NADH-quinone oxidoreductase subunit B family protein, with protein sequence MANDSSMSEGFLTTRVDAVVNWARSNSLMPMPMGLSCCAIEMMAFAAPKYDVARFGSEAMRFSPRQADLMIVAGWVSFKMAHTIRRVWDQMADPKWCIAMGACASTGGMHRCYGVVQGVDNFLPVDVYIPGCPPRPEALIHALMDIQEKIRNEYSVEQDGIFGPEHAAVAPARPQILTGAGDDVMTPAGLEHQQ